In a genomic window of Streptomyces sp. NBC_01142:
- a CDS encoding arginase family protein yields the protein MRNIVVVDAPSNLGLRRPAPGTVPGCYKLAGALREQRIVQRLGAFEGGVVVPPRYDLGDWQEGDGVFNAAALASYTRSLADRIERHVRSGDFPVVLGGDCSIQLGASLALRRLGRYGLAAIDASADFRHPGNSDRVGAAAGEELALATGRGQEDLTDLEGLKPYLRDEDVRLFGIRDCFDEDLAELAQLKMSATTVGELRQYGPAESAGAVVQTLEVPELDGFWVHLDADVLDPDVMPAVDSPDPDGLLPAEVTELLKVLVRSDRCVGLNVTVYDPDLDPDGSAGALLADLIVAAFAEA from the coding sequence TCGTGGTCGTCGACGCTCCCTCCAACCTTGGCCTGCGGCGTCCGGCGCCGGGCACCGTCCCCGGCTGCTACAAGCTCGCGGGTGCCCTGCGAGAGCAGCGGATCGTGCAGCGTCTCGGCGCCTTCGAGGGCGGCGTCGTCGTACCGCCGCGCTACGACCTGGGCGACTGGCAGGAGGGTGACGGGGTCTTCAACGCCGCTGCCCTCGCCTCCTACACCCGCAGTCTCGCCGACCGCATCGAGCGTCATGTGCGGTCCGGGGACTTCCCCGTGGTCCTCGGCGGCGACTGCTCGATCCAGCTCGGCGCCTCGCTCGCCCTGCGCCGCCTCGGCCGGTACGGGCTGGCCGCGATCGACGCGTCCGCCGACTTCCGGCACCCCGGCAACTCCGACCGGGTCGGAGCTGCCGCCGGGGAGGAACTGGCGCTCGCGACCGGTCGCGGGCAGGAGGACCTGACGGATCTGGAGGGGCTGAAGCCCTATCTGCGAGACGAGGACGTACGGCTGTTCGGCATCCGGGACTGTTTCGACGAGGACCTGGCAGAGCTGGCGCAGCTGAAGATGTCGGCCACTACGGTCGGCGAGCTGCGCCAATACGGCCCGGCAGAGTCGGCCGGTGCCGTCGTACAGACCCTCGAAGTGCCGGAGCTCGACGGATTCTGGGTCCATCTGGACGCGGACGTACTGGATCCGGACGTGATGCCCGCCGTCGACAGCCCCGATCCGGACGGGCTGCTTCCGGCCGAAGTCACCGAGCTGCTCAAGGTATTGGTGCGGTCGGATCGCTGCGTGGGGCTCAATGTGACCGTGTACGACCCCGATCTTGACCCCGACGGCAGCGCGGGCGCCCTGCTGGCGGACCTGATCGTGGCCGCCTTTGCCGAAGCCTGA